One stretch of Astatotilapia calliptera chromosome 3, fAstCal1.2, whole genome shotgun sequence DNA includes these proteins:
- the LOC113015082 gene encoding Fc receptor-like B: MVHNVTLTDHQFFIVTLTARLTEDDSSAGWTLRRNTSKQQRTQCGRDGWGKPAGSSCNISYTDTVDSGVYWCESREGPISNMVNLTVTGGSVILQSPVLPVMEGDDVTLLCKTKTTPSNLPAAFYKDGSLIRKQPTGHMTIQHVSRSDEGLYKCDISGHGESPS, translated from the exons ATGGTTCACAATGTGACTCTAACAGATCATCAGTTTTTCATTGtaaccctcacagctcgtctgact gaggacgacagctctgctggatggactctgaggagaaacacaagcaaacaacagaGGACTCAGTGTGGAAGAGATGGGTGGGGAAAACCAGCTGGTTCTTCCTGTAACATCAGTTACACTGACACAGttgacagtggagtttactggtgtgagtccagagagggtcccatcagtaacatggttaacctgacagtcactg gtggatcagtgatcctgcagagtcctgtcctccctgtgatggagggagatgacgtcactctgctctgtaaaacaaagaccactccctccaacctcccagctgctttctataaagatggctccctcatcaggaagcagcctacaggtcacatgaccatccagcatgtttccaggtctgatgaaggcctctacaagtgtgacatcagcggtcatggagagtctccatcc